The following are encoded in a window of Bacteroidales bacterium genomic DNA:
- a CDS encoding prohibitin family protein produces the protein MAQEELNFKKIVPIAILVVIVIVVIAFGSRMVTTIEAGYAGVLFRPFSGGLNTEKTYGEGFHLIAPWNKMYVYEVRQQEIAEEMNVLSSNGLEISVDVSIWYQPVYSEIGLLHGRIGMDYLKRIVVPGLRSSTRSVIGRYTPEDIYSTKRDLIQDEIFGEITAILADKYVQVNRVLIRSIVLPATIKQAIESKLKQEQESLEYEFRLIKAEKEAERQRIDADGKANANRILSASLTDKILLEKGIQATLELANSPNTKVIVIGNSENGLPIILGDSK, from the coding sequence ATGGCTCAGGAAGAATTGAATTTCAAGAAGATTGTGCCGATCGCAATCCTGGTAGTTATCGTAATTGTTGTGATTGCATTTGGCAGCCGGATGGTCACTACCATCGAAGCCGGATATGCCGGAGTGCTTTTTCGCCCGTTCAGTGGAGGTTTGAACACCGAAAAGACCTATGGTGAAGGATTTCACCTGATTGCTCCCTGGAACAAGATGTACGTTTATGAAGTGCGTCAGCAGGAGATTGCCGAAGAAATGAACGTATTGTCATCCAACGGGCTTGAGATCAGTGTTGATGTTTCCATCTGGTATCAGCCGGTTTATAGTGAGATTGGTCTGCTACACGGTCGTATTGGGATGGATTATCTGAAAAGGATCGTCGTGCCGGGATTGCGTTCTTCAACGCGAAGTGTGATCGGGCGTTACACACCCGAAGATATTTATTCGACAAAGCGGGATTTGATTCAGGACGAGATATTTGGTGAAATAACAGCTATTCTGGCAGATAAATATGTGCAGGTGAACAGGGTGCTCATCCGCTCTATAGTGTTGCCGGCTACTATAAAACAGGCCATCGAGAGCAAACTCAAGCAGGAACAGGAATCGCTTGAATATGAGTTCAGATTGATAAAGGCCGAAAAAGAAGCCGAACGTCAACGAATTGATGCAGACGGTAAAGCCAATGCAAACCGGATTCTCAGCGCCAGTCTGACCGATAAAATTCTGCTGGAAAAAGGAATTCAGGCTACCCTTGAATTGGCCAACTCGCCAAATACAAAAGTGATCGTGATTGGTAACTCCGAAAACGGACTTCCGATTATTTTAGGGGATTCAAAATAA